One Chloroflexota bacterium DNA segment encodes these proteins:
- a CDS encoding VTT domain-containing protein codes for MQANGISAATSETVHVLQASWSARFATRGARLQAMAWALAVAGMSAAIIALPVDYHALGRYGYLGVFLVTLLSTASLILPVPYIAAIVFAGTFLDPRAVALVAGVAAALGELTGYALGYSGRRLVPENRWYAAIQRWMGRFGGPVIFLAAIVPNPFFDAVGMVAGATRMPLWIFLVSTFLGKTLRFWLLAALGGVFFAGWG; via the coding sequence GTGCAAGCCAACGGAATCTCCGCGGCCACGAGCGAGACCGTGCACGTGCTCCAGGCGTCGTGGAGCGCGAGGTTTGCGACCCGCGGAGCGCGGCTCCAGGCCATGGCGTGGGCCCTGGCCGTCGCGGGCATGTCCGCCGCCATCATCGCCCTTCCCGTCGACTACCACGCCCTCGGCCGCTATGGGTACCTCGGGGTATTCCTGGTCACTCTTCTCTCCACCGCCTCGCTGATCCTTCCCGTGCCCTATATCGCCGCGATCGTCTTCGCCGGCACCTTTCTGGACCCGCGGGCGGTCGCCCTCGTCGCTGGCGTCGCCGCCGCGCTCGGCGAGCTGACCGGCTATGCGCTGGGGTACAGCGGGCGACGTCTGGTCCCCGAGAATCGCTGGTACGCGGCGATCCAGCGGTGGATGGGCCGGTTCGGTGGGCCAGTCATCTTTCTGGCTGCGATCGTGCCCAACCCCTTTTTCGACGCGGTGGGCATGGTCGCGGGAGCGACCCGCATGCCGTTATGGATCTTTCTGGTGAGCACGTTCCTGGGCAAGACGCTGCGATTCTGGCTGCTGGCAGCGCTCGGAGGGGTCTTCTTCGCAGGCTGGGGCTGA
- a CDS encoding ABC transporter substrate-binding protein produces MVLTRIGAALIGMAIVTTACAAGAAPKGAGGDPVPAPPHRKHITAAILGNPYTLSQAVNTAGTGSIRGVGELEKVINAGLTKLDEDDNVVPQLAKEAPSLENGLWTVSPDGTMQTTWNIKPDATWQDGAPFTAADIQFTATVVRDKSVAIAGNPAYRAMDAVTTPDERTVVVTWKQPFIYADQLFSYTIALPLPDHLLRAQYESDKASFLDQPYWTTDFVGTGAFKLREFVRDSHMIVEAWDGYVLGRPKLDEIEVRFLSDPNVVISNILAGEVDVTIGRGMNLEQALQVDEQWDGGRMDAKPSNWIAHYPQLMTPDPAVIGDVRFRRALLQGIDRKALSDTLQAGRAPVADTILYINSPEYRDVQGSVVTYPFDPRGAAQAIQGLGFARGADGMFAGPDGQALTIESRTNAGDDLKEKLVQATADSWRQIGVGVNTVVTPRQLASDREYRATNPGFDLVRQPFDLTRFISSEIPLPDNNWKGKNRTRYSNPELDGLVSRYYSTIPKTDRTAVLAQAAHILSDQVIGLGIFYGPEPMLISNKLVNVSSGKAADVDETWNIETWDLR; encoded by the coding sequence ATGGTCTTGACACGGATCGGCGCCGCTCTGATCGGGATGGCAATCGTCACCACCGCATGCGCCGCGGGGGCGGCGCCCAAAGGCGCGGGGGGCGACCCGGTGCCAGCGCCTCCACACCGCAAACACATTACGGCGGCGATCCTCGGAAATCCCTACACCCTCAGTCAGGCGGTGAATACCGCGGGGACCGGGTCCATCCGCGGCGTCGGCGAGCTGGAGAAGGTCATCAACGCGGGCCTCACGAAGCTCGATGAGGATGACAACGTCGTGCCGCAGCTCGCCAAGGAGGCGCCGAGCCTCGAAAACGGCCTGTGGACCGTGTCCCCGGACGGCACGATGCAGACGACGTGGAACATCAAGCCCGACGCGACGTGGCAGGACGGGGCGCCCTTCACCGCAGCGGACATCCAGTTCACGGCGACCGTCGTGCGAGACAAGTCCGTCGCCATCGCCGGGAATCCGGCATACCGGGCGATGGACGCGGTGACGACGCCGGACGAGCGCACCGTCGTCGTCACCTGGAAGCAGCCGTTCATCTACGCGGACCAGCTCTTCAGCTACACCATCGCGCTCCCCCTTCCCGACCATCTCCTTCGCGCGCAATACGAATCGGACAAGGCGAGCTTTCTCGACCAGCCGTACTGGACGACGGATTTCGTCGGGACCGGCGCTTTCAAGCTGCGGGAGTTCGTTCGGGATAGCCACATGATCGTCGAGGCATGGGACGGCTACGTGCTCGGTAGACCGAAGCTCGACGAGATCGAGGTGCGGTTCCTGTCAGACCCCAACGTCGTGATCTCCAATATTCTCGCCGGAGAAGTCGACGTCACGATCGGCCGCGGCATGAACCTGGAGCAGGCGCTCCAGGTGGACGAGCAATGGGACGGCGGAAGAATGGACGCGAAGCCCAGCAACTGGATCGCCCACTACCCGCAGCTCATGACGCCCGACCCGGCCGTCATCGGCGACGTCCGCTTTCGGCGGGCACTCCTCCAGGGGATCGATCGCAAGGCGCTCTCCGACACGCTCCAGGCCGGGCGCGCGCCCGTTGCCGACACGATTCTTTACATAAACTCACCCGAGTATCGCGACGTCCAGGGGAGCGTCGTGACGTATCCCTTCGATCCGCGCGGCGCGGCGCAGGCGATCCAGGGGCTGGGGTTCGCGCGCGGGGCCGACGGCATGTTCGCCGGTCCCGACGGGCAGGCCCTCACGATCGAGAGCCGCACCAACGCCGGTGACGATCTGAAAGAGAAGCTCGTCCAGGCCACGGCCGACTCGTGGCGCCAGATCGGTGTGGGGGTCAACACCGTCGTCACGCCGCGCCAGCTCGCCTCAGATCGCGAATATCGAGCCACGAACCCCGGGTTCGACCTCGTCCGCCAGCCCTTCGACTTGACGCGCTTCATCTCGTCCGAGATCCCCCTTCCCGACAACAACTGGAAGGGGAAGAACCGAACGCGGTACAGCAACCCGGAGCTGGACGGCCTCGTCAGCCGGTACTACAGCACGATTCCCAAAACGGACCGCACCGCCGTCCTCGCCCAGGCGGCGCACATCTTGTCCGACCAGGTGATCGGCCTGGGTATTTTTTATGGACCGGAACCGATGCTCATCAGCAACAAGCTCGTCAACGTCTCGTCGGGCAAGGCCGCCGACGTCGATGAGACGTGGAACATCGAGACGTGGGACCTCCGATAG
- a CDS encoding DUF427 domain-containing protein, whose protein sequence is MSQLAVPLTNGGPPSAEDYWAIAEPSPRRVRVVFAGETIADSRRVMLFRERGHLPVYYFPRGDVRTDLLVPSGRTETDAQKGTATFWNVRAGSRVAEQGAWRFNAGTPQWPEMSEYIAFDWPSMDAWYEEDEEVFVHPRDPYKRVDVLASTRHVRVVLGGVTVADSHRPRLLFETGLPTRYYLPPEDVRLDLLHPTDTHTRCPYKGIASYWSVRVGDQTFDDIVWSYPEPIPECPKVAGLLCFFNERVDALYVDEELQPRPKTRWSRD, encoded by the coding sequence ATGAGCCAACTTGCCGTCCCTCTCACCAACGGCGGGCCGCCCTCCGCCGAGGACTACTGGGCGATCGCCGAGCCGAGCCCTCGGCGCGTGCGCGTGGTGTTCGCCGGCGAGACGATCGCCGATAGCCGGCGCGTCATGCTCTTTCGGGAGCGCGGCCACCTCCCCGTCTACTACTTTCCCCGCGGCGACGTGCGCACGGACCTTCTGGTGCCGTCCGGTCGCACGGAGACCGATGCGCAAAAGGGCACAGCGACCTTCTGGAACGTCCGGGCTGGGAGCCGCGTCGCCGAGCAGGGCGCGTGGCGCTTCAACGCCGGGACGCCACAGTGGCCCGAGATGAGCGAGTACATCGCGTTCGACTGGCCATCGATGGACGCATGGTACGAGGAGGATGAAGAGGTCTTCGTCCATCCGCGGGATCCGTACAAGCGCGTCGACGTGCTGGCGAGCACGCGCCACGTGCGGGTCGTGCTGGGCGGCGTCACCGTCGCCGACAGCCATCGCCCGCGGCTGCTGTTTGAGACGGGATTGCCGACGCGCTACTATCTGCCGCCCGAGGACGTCCGCCTCGATCTCTTGCATCCCACCGACACCCACACGCGCTGCCCATACAAGGGCATCGCGTCGTATTGGAGCGTGCGCGTAGGCGATCAGACCTTCGACGACATCGTCTGGAGCTACCCTGAGCCCATCCCCGAGTGCCCGAAGGTCGCGGGCCTCCTCTGTTTCTTCAACGAGCGCGTTGACGCGCTCTACGTGGACGAGGAGCTCCAGCCGCGGCCGAAGACGCGCTGGTCGAGGGACTGA
- the ligA gene encoding NAD-dependent DNA ligase LigA gives MRKTTDIPAAQKRVEELRTLINYHNYRYYALDAPEISDAEYDALFRELRDLEAKYPELASPDSPTQRVGTAPQSAFGVVQHRVPMLSLGNAFSREDLTAWYGRARNLIGRDIRDFVLEPKLDGLAVSILYENRQLKIGATRGDGFRGENVTPNVRTIRSVPLALTASAPPLLEVRGEVFLTRAAFRRINDERAKEGQPLFANPRNAAAGSLRQLDPRITARRPLDFIAYDVGAVEGVRLPRTHWDLLQQLGEWGFKINPNNSRADSIQDVAEQCEGWAERRDGLAYEIDGVVVKIDDRALHEELGWVGREPRWATAYKFPPTQATTKLLDIGINVGRTGSLNPFAVLEPVPIAGVTVKLATLHNEEDIARKDIRIGDTVIVQRAGEVIPQVIGPVVSKRTGAERPFTMPERCPVCDAPVVKPAGEAMARCTGGASCPAQRYEMMVHFASKPAMDIDGVGEKLVAALIQAGLISDPADLYHLTKEQLLTLERMGDKSAENVLNAIEASKERPLSRVLHALGIRYVGDRTAEILADRFGSMDRLLAASEDELIDTEGIGPKIGRSVFEHLRSERVRQIIEKLRAAGVNMAQRRAEARDLPLSGTVWVFTGRLERWTRLVAEERVKALGGAVGDSVTRKTTHVVVGEEPGSKAQRAQQLGVRILSEAEFEEIVGAQQQDRG, from the coding sequence GTGCGAAAGACGACGGACATACCGGCTGCCCAGAAGCGGGTCGAGGAGCTGCGCACCCTCATCAACTATCACAACTACCGCTACTATGCCCTCGACGCGCCGGAGATCTCGGACGCGGAGTACGACGCCCTCTTCCGGGAGCTGCGGGACCTCGAGGCCAAGTATCCCGAGCTTGCTTCGCCCGACTCCCCCACGCAGCGCGTCGGGACCGCGCCACAGTCCGCCTTCGGCGTCGTGCAGCACCGCGTGCCGATGCTCAGCCTCGGGAACGCCTTTTCGCGCGAAGACCTCACCGCGTGGTACGGCCGCGCGCGCAACCTGATCGGGCGCGACATTCGGGATTTCGTCCTCGAGCCCAAGCTGGATGGCCTCGCCGTGTCGATCCTGTACGAGAACAGGCAGCTCAAGATCGGCGCCACCCGGGGAGACGGCTTCCGCGGTGAGAACGTGACACCGAACGTCCGGACCATCCGCTCGGTCCCCCTCGCCCTGACCGCATCGGCGCCCCCGCTGCTGGAGGTCCGCGGCGAGGTGTTCCTCACGCGCGCGGCGTTCCGGCGAATCAACGACGAGCGCGCGAAGGAGGGACAGCCGCTCTTCGCCAACCCCCGCAACGCCGCCGCGGGCTCCCTGCGCCAGCTCGACCCGCGGATCACCGCGCGGCGGCCCCTCGACTTCATCGCGTACGACGTCGGCGCCGTGGAGGGCGTGCGCCTCCCGCGGACGCACTGGGATCTGCTTCAGCAGCTCGGGGAGTGGGGGTTCAAGATCAACCCAAATAACAGCCGCGCCGACAGCATTCAGGACGTGGCCGAGCAGTGCGAAGGTTGGGCCGAGCGACGCGACGGGCTCGCGTACGAGATCGACGGCGTGGTCGTGAAGATCGACGATCGCGCGCTCCACGAGGAGCTGGGATGGGTCGGACGCGAGCCGCGCTGGGCGACCGCCTACAAGTTTCCGCCCACCCAGGCGACCACGAAGCTCTTGGACATCGGGATCAACGTCGGGCGAACCGGAAGCCTCAACCCGTTCGCCGTGCTGGAGCCGGTGCCAATCGCGGGGGTCACCGTGAAGCTCGCCACCCTCCACAACGAGGAGGACATCGCCCGCAAGGACATCCGCATCGGCGACACGGTCATCGTCCAGCGGGCCGGCGAGGTGATCCCGCAGGTCATCGGCCCGGTCGTCAGCAAGCGGACCGGCGCCGAGCGTCCATTCACGATGCCGGAGCGATGCCCGGTGTGTGACGCCCCGGTCGTGAAGCCGGCGGGCGAGGCGATGGCGCGCTGCACGGGCGGGGCGAGCTGCCCGGCGCAGCGCTACGAGATGATGGTGCACTTCGCGTCGAAGCCGGCGATGGACATCGACGGCGTCGGCGAGAAGCTCGTCGCCGCGCTCATCCAGGCAGGCTTGATCAGTGACCCAGCGGACCTGTACCACCTGACGAAGGAGCAGCTGCTGACGCTCGAACGGATGGGCGACAAGAGCGCGGAGAACGTCCTGAACGCGATCGAAGCGAGCAAAGAACGGCCGCTCAGCCGCGTGCTCCACGCGCTCGGGATCCGCTACGTTGGGGACCGCACGGCCGAGATCCTCGCCGACCGGTTTGGATCGATGGACCGACTCCTCGCCGCGAGCGAAGACGAGCTGATCGACACCGAGGGGATCGGCCCGAAGATCGGCCGAAGCGTTTTCGAGCACCTCCGATCCGAACGCGTGCGGCAAATCATCGAGAAGCTCCGCGCCGCCGGCGTGAACATGGCGCAGCGGCGCGCCGAGGCGAGGGACCTGCCCCTCTCCGGCACTGTGTGGGTGTTCACCGGTCGTCTCGAACGATGGACCCGCCTGGTCGCCGAGGAGCGGGTGAAAGCCCTGGGCGGCGCGGTCGGAGACTCCGTGACCCGCAAGACGACGCACGTGGTGGTCGGGGAGGAGCCGGGGTCCAAGGCCCAGCGCGCGCAGCAGCTCGGCGTCCGGATCCTCAGCGAAGCGGAGTTCGAGGAGATCGTCGGGGCACAGCAACAAGATCGCGGTTAG
- a CDS encoding formate/nitrite transporter family protein, with protein MIEETLGSVMAAAEKKAALLSRSVVQYLILSCLAGAYVGLGIAFIFVVGGPLSAASSPMLKVVMGASFGGALALVIFAGSELFTGNAMTLMAGALAGRATWGQLAAIWGTSYVGNLIGSLGLAWLVAQSGVLAGDPQRALVESVAAGKMALPFGAAVARGILANWLVCLAVWCAMRPIGDAAKLVLIFWCLFAFVAAGFEHSIANMTLMGIALFQPHGDGVSWVGYAQNLLPVTIGNVIGGAGLVGGLYWLASPITRAAERLNAAAKPEPSPARTSDVELAAS; from the coding sequence GTGATCGAAGAAACCCTTGGCAGCGTGATGGCAGCCGCGGAAAAGAAAGCCGCGCTCCTGAGTCGCTCCGTCGTCCAGTATCTGATCCTGTCATGTCTGGCCGGCGCCTACGTCGGTCTTGGGATCGCATTCATCTTCGTCGTCGGGGGACCGCTCTCCGCCGCCAGCTCCCCGATGCTCAAGGTGGTCATGGGGGCGTCGTTCGGAGGGGCGCTGGCCCTCGTGATCTTCGCGGGGTCCGAGCTGTTCACCGGGAATGCGATGACGCTCATGGCGGGCGCCCTGGCGGGGCGGGCGACCTGGGGCCAGCTCGCCGCGATCTGGGGCACCTCATACGTCGGCAATCTCATCGGGTCGCTCGGGCTCGCGTGGCTCGTGGCGCAGTCCGGCGTGCTGGCCGGCGATCCGCAGAGGGCGCTGGTCGAATCCGTCGCGGCCGGCAAGATGGCTCTCCCGTTCGGAGCCGCCGTGGCGCGGGGCATTCTCGCCAACTGGCTGGTCTGTTTGGCCGTCTGGTGCGCCATGCGCCCCATCGGCGACGCCGCCAAGCTGGTGCTGATCTTCTGGTGCCTCTTCGCCTTCGTCGCCGCCGGGTTCGAGCACAGCATCGCCAACATGACCCTCATGGGAATCGCCCTGTTTCAACCCCACGGCGACGGGGTCTCCTGGGTCGGATACGCGCAGAACCTGCTGCCGGTGACGATCGGCAACGTCATCGGGGGCGCTGGCCTGGTCGGCGGACTCTACTGGCTCGCGAGTCCGATCACCCGCGCCGCCGAGCGCCTGAACGCGGCGGCGAAGCCAGAGCCGTCGCCCGCCCGCACGAGCGACGTCGAGCTCGCGGCGTCGTAG
- a CDS encoding excalibur calcium-binding domain-containing protein, with protein MRAPVLPIARGALMLLLATTVPGLWPGEAGELFAADKNCRDFQTWQEAQAYFLASGSGDPNHLDANHNGIACESLPGSPTSSRSPTPTATVFATPSATPTSEPAATHTPSPTPRPLAPTATPRPPTAAGRVAQPDLEEATAATPEPSARPRATDPTIPAAPATPPTTAPISPPSPSSDAPSQPAEVVSATWLQVMDHTDAVSSDGDVVATLEPGDQVRFVRDEDGFALVVLPDESGVGWVVMDDRVRVDTR; from the coding sequence ATGCGGGCGCCTGTCCTTCCAATTGCCCGTGGCGCGCTCATGCTCCTCCTCGCGACCACGGTCCCGGGATTGTGGCCCGGCGAGGCAGGAGAGCTCTTCGCGGCGGACAAGAACTGCCGCGACTTTCAAACTTGGCAAGAGGCCCAAGCCTACTTCCTGGCTTCGGGATCGGGGGATCCCAACCACCTGGACGCGAACCACAACGGCATCGCGTGCGAGAGCCTCCCCGGGTCGCCGACGAGCTCCCGCTCGCCCACGCCGACGGCGACCGTGTTCGCCACGCCGTCGGCGACACCGACGAGCGAGCCGGCGGCGACCCACACGCCGTCGCCGACCCCGCGCCCTCTCGCCCCCACGGCGACGCCGCGACCGCCCACGGCGGCCGGTCGCGTGGCTCAACCTGATTTGGAGGAAGCGACGGCTGCGACGCCCGAGCCGTCTGCTCGTCCTCGGGCGACGGACCCGACGATACCGGCGGCGCCCGCCACTCCGCCCACCACGGCGCCGATCTCGCCGCCGTCGCCGTCGTCCGACGCGCCTTCCCAGCCGGCTGAGGTCGTATCCGCTACCTGGCTGCAAGTGATGGATCACACCGATGCCGTGTCGAGCGATGGTGATGTGGTGGCGACGCTGGAGCCGGGCGACCAGGTCCGGTTCGTCCGCGATGAAGACGGCTTCGCGCTCGTCGTGCTGCCGGACGAGTCCGGCGTCGGCTGGGTCGTGATGGACGACCGCGTGCGCGTTGACACCCGGTGA
- a CDS encoding RpiB/LacA/LacB family sugar-phosphate isomerase — MRILVGADDANELTDAVVDDLRARGHDVQLVPPAQWPEVAVKVASAVAEGTADQGVLFCWTGTGTAMAANKVPGVRAALVWDPWIATGARRWNDANVLVLSSRLLTVEAARAILDAWFAVERPDPDEVENIERLSQIEGRHRR; from the coding sequence GTGCGTATTCTCGTCGGCGCGGATGACGCGAACGAGCTGACCGACGCCGTCGTCGACGACCTGCGGGCGCGGGGCCACGACGTGCAGCTCGTGCCTCCAGCGCAGTGGCCTGAGGTGGCCGTGAAGGTCGCGAGCGCGGTCGCGGAAGGGACCGCTGACCAGGGCGTGCTCTTCTGTTGGACGGGGACCGGAACCGCGATGGCGGCGAACAAGGTGCCGGGGGTGCGCGCCGCGCTCGTGTGGGACCCGTGGATCGCGACCGGGGCGCGCAGGTGGAACGACGCCAACGTCCTGGTGCTGAGCTCGCGGCTGCTCACGGTGGAGGCAGCGCGCGCCATACTCGACGCCTGGTTCGCCGTGGAGCGCCCGGACCCGGACGAGGTCGAAAACATCGAGCGCCTGTCCCAGATCGAGGGCCGCCACCGCCGCTGA
- the pheA gene encoding prephenate dehydratase, translating to MDDPTIREARERIDRLDAEIVSRLQARARIAVEIGATKTASRRSAYAPDRERDVIERVRALAGDGPLTDAHLAAIYRQVISACRALEREIRVGYFGPPATFTHQAALERFGESATFVPFDTIPEVFTETQLGHVDYGVVPVENSTEGAILLTLDSLVDTDVRVCSEVVLPISMQLLSRAASREEVRTVYSIPVALAQCRGWVARNLPGCEIVDAASTARAAIMAAEDRTGAAIGPALAAAEYGLNILERDIQDLAANYTRFYVIGRTASSAPTGRDKTAILFSIRDHVGALRDVADVFARRGVNMSSIQSRPSRRRAWDYIFFVELAGHEQDAVIAEALTELKALSAYLKVLGSWPVDESATLPTAPLP from the coding sequence GTGGACGACCCAACGATTCGTGAGGCTCGCGAGCGCATCGACCGACTTGACGCGGAGATCGTGAGCCGTTTGCAGGCGCGGGCGCGCATCGCCGTGGAGATCGGCGCGACCAAGACGGCGTCCCGTCGGAGCGCGTACGCGCCCGATCGGGAGCGCGACGTCATCGAACGCGTACGAGCGCTCGCGGGAGATGGTCCCCTCACCGATGCCCACCTCGCGGCGATCTACCGCCAGGTGATCTCGGCGTGCCGAGCGCTCGAGCGCGAGATTCGGGTCGGGTACTTCGGTCCGCCGGCGACCTTCACCCACCAGGCGGCGCTCGAGCGGTTCGGGGAGTCCGCGACGTTCGTGCCGTTCGACACGATCCCCGAGGTGTTCACCGAGACGCAGCTCGGCCACGTCGACTATGGCGTCGTGCCCGTCGAGAACTCCACCGAGGGCGCGATCCTCCTCACCCTCGATAGCCTGGTCGACACCGACGTGCGCGTGTGCTCGGAGGTGGTGCTCCCGATCTCCATGCAACTCCTCTCGCGAGCGGCGAGCAGGGAAGAGGTCCGCACGGTCTACTCCATTCCCGTCGCCCTGGCGCAGTGTCGCGGCTGGGTCGCACGGAACCTTCCGGGGTGCGAGATCGTGGACGCCGCCAGCACGGCGCGCGCGGCCATCATGGCCGCCGAGGACCGGACGGGCGCGGCCATCGGCCCCGCTCTCGCGGCCGCCGAATACGGCTTGAACATCCTCGAGCGCGACATCCAGGACCTAGCCGCGAACTACACGCGCTTCTACGTGATCGGCCGCACGGCATCGAGCGCGCCCACCGGTCGCGACAAGACGGCCATTCTCTTCAGCATCCGCGACCACGTCGGGGCGCTGCGCGACGTGGCCGACGTGTTCGCACGCCGCGGCGTGAACATGAGCAGCATCCAGAGCCGGCCCTCGCGCCGGCGGGCGTGGGACTACATCTTCTTCGTCGAGCTGGCCGGCCACGAGCAGGACGCGGTCATCGCGGAGGCTCTCACCGAGCTGAAGGCGCTCTCCGCCTATCTCAAGGTGCTCGGGTCATGGCCGGTGGACGAGTCGGCGACGCTCCCGACCGCGCCTCTTCCCTAA
- a CDS encoding ferredoxin--nitrite reductase: MNQFERIKQERDGLDVWPEIERYARAGWEAISDDDKTRLKWYGVFFRRHIPGFFMLRIRIPNGIASSDQVRVIGKVASEFGRGEVDITTRQQVQIRWFRIEHVPEILARLSAVGVDTRQTGMDNIRNVAGCPLAGVTTHELFDASPVTREFTSRFLGNRAFSNLPRKFNVAMTACMDNCLHLETQDIGMGPALKRVNGRLLAGFNVMVGGKNGSGGLTPARPLDVFVTRDEACDVAVAIVEIFRDHGSRASRSRARLAFLVDDWGVERFRDALEQRLGRRLEGAGADARTGFHTDHLGVAPQRESGRYSVGLAAPVGRVSAAQIAAVADLADAYGRGEIRFTVGQNLILPHVPDALLPRLLNESLLEQLRPDPTPAMRGTVSCTGLGTCDLALAETKEMALRVARSIDGGQRLGRPITVHWSGCPAACANHHVADIGVQGDKARVNGEVIEVYDVFVGGSSGPETRAGTRVLAQVPANQIGAVIERLAHAHGRGESLVEEGLRIAADVAAPAPAPVESGVA; encoded by the coding sequence ATGAACCAGTTCGAACGCATCAAGCAGGAGCGTGATGGCCTTGACGTCTGGCCCGAGATCGAGCGCTACGCCCGAGCGGGCTGGGAGGCGATCTCCGACGACGACAAGACGCGCTTGAAGTGGTACGGGGTCTTCTTCCGACGTCACATCCCGGGCTTCTTCATGCTCCGGATTCGGATCCCGAACGGGATCGCCAGCAGCGACCAAGTGCGCGTCATCGGGAAGGTCGCGTCCGAGTTCGGACGCGGCGAGGTAGACATCACGACGCGCCAACAGGTGCAGATCCGCTGGTTTCGCATCGAGCACGTGCCCGAGATCCTCGCGCGACTCAGCGCCGTCGGCGTCGACACGCGGCAGACAGGGATGGACAACATCCGCAACGTGGCCGGCTGCCCGCTCGCCGGGGTCACCACGCACGAGCTGTTCGACGCGTCGCCGGTCACGCGGGAGTTCACCTCGCGGTTCCTGGGCAACCGGGCGTTTTCGAACCTTCCCCGGAAGTTCAACGTGGCCATGACCGCGTGCATGGACAACTGCCTCCACCTGGAGACGCAGGATATCGGCATGGGTCCCGCGCTGAAGCGCGTCAACGGTCGGCTCCTCGCCGGGTTCAACGTCATGGTGGGTGGAAAGAACGGCAGCGGCGGGCTCACGCCGGCTCGGCCGCTCGACGTTTTCGTGACCCGCGACGAAGCGTGTGACGTCGCGGTCGCCATCGTCGAGATCTTTCGCGACCACGGCTCGCGCGCGTCGCGCAGCCGCGCCCGCCTGGCGTTCCTGGTCGATGATTGGGGAGTCGAGCGCTTTCGGGATGCGCTGGAGCAACGGCTGGGGCGGCGACTGGAGGGCGCCGGCGCCGACGCGCGCACCGGGTTCCACACGGATCACCTGGGTGTCGCGCCGCAGCGCGAGTCCGGTCGCTACAGCGTGGGGCTCGCCGCGCCGGTCGGTCGCGTCTCGGCGGCGCAGATCGCGGCCGTGGCGGACCTGGCCGACGCGTACGGGCGGGGCGAGATTCGATTCACCGTCGGCCAGAACCTGATCCTCCCCCACGTGCCGGATGCGCTGTTGCCCCGCCTCCTCAACGAGAGCTTGCTCGAGCAGCTCCGCCCCGATCCCACGCCCGCGATGCGAGGCACCGTGAGCTGTACGGGGCTCGGCACCTGCGACCTCGCCCTGGCGGAGACCAAGGAGATGGCCCTCCGGGTTGCACGGAGCATCGACGGCGGCCAGCGCCTTGGGCGCCCGATCACGGTTCACTGGTCCGGATGCCCCGCCGCCTGCGCCAACCACCACGTGGCGGACATCGGTGTGCAGGGGGACAAGGCGCGAGTGAACGGCGAGGTGATCGAGGTCTACGACGTGTTCGTCGGGGGTTCGTCGGGCCCGGAGACCCGCGCGGGTACGCGGGTCCTGGCGCAGGTGCCCGCCAATCAAATTGGCGCGGTGATCGAGCGGCTAGCTCACGCGCACGGGCGTGGTGAGTCGCTCGTCGAGGAGGGGCTTCGGATCGCGGCGGATGTCGCGGCGCCGGCACCGGCGCCGGTTGAGAGCGGCGTGGCCTAA